Proteins from a genomic interval of Paenibacillus sp. FSL H8-0048:
- a CDS encoding cache domain-containing sensor histidine kinase, whose amino-acid sequence MKRFMPYPSLLKRLRADLPFLFSGRMPLRRKILLSNLLIVLLALVIFMVSIQRIVFNQTLERTTASSQQEVRLVKQSMETVFQSVQNFTKFVLINQDTQKLLSRGTGPGNDAAALKSIYNTLAAMLVTEPNIDSVIIESLNGNLYYTSNLTGVTRESLGIYPRAEIDAARGGAVWADSLTPAFLSGMKHKNMISVGRVIKSMESGTPLGYIYVNIDERTLARLYHNEQNPESATLVINRNGRIISANEASRVNQPVPEASLTDWVKSVSQGTRTQEVAGDRYLVSMQSLTPYDWKVVQLVTISELTYGYWKIALLLAGFGLISILSAVLLSILFARRLTRPLSQLSEAIVEVGSGNLERRAAADSEDEVGRLGATFNEMVERIQRLMVQVETEEQTKRMLELRLLYSQIKPHFLYNTLDTIRAMAVMSGAKDISRMLKALGEFYRISLSNGQELITVAQEQKHLESYLYIQQIRFPKLNYRISFGPGLESCLVPTMLLQPLVENAIHHGIRGMADGGWCEITCAAESTDGQNLLCFTVRDNGKGMSEEQQRLIWSEHDSAERYSFGLRNIQDRIRLRFGAAYGILLASEPGRGVEVKLRLPLLKQTNEQEEGTVRL is encoded by the coding sequence ATGAAGCGGTTCATGCCATATCCATCCCTCTTGAAGAGGCTAAGGGCTGATCTGCCCTTTCTGTTCAGCGGCAGGATGCCGCTGCGGCGGAAGATTCTGCTAAGCAACCTCCTGATTGTCCTGCTGGCACTGGTGATTTTCATGGTCAGCATTCAGCGGATTGTCTTCAATCAGACCCTGGAGAGAACCACGGCAAGCTCACAGCAGGAAGTGCGGCTGGTCAAGCAGTCGATGGAGACGGTGTTCCAGTCGGTCCAGAATTTCACGAAGTTCGTGCTGATTAATCAGGACACCCAGAAGCTGCTCAGCAGAGGTACCGGTCCCGGAAATGATGCCGCTGCACTGAAGTCGATCTACAATACACTGGCTGCAATGCTGGTCACCGAGCCGAATATCGATTCTGTTATTATTGAATCGTTGAACGGCAATCTCTATTACACCTCCAATCTGACCGGCGTGACCCGGGAGAGTCTCGGCATCTATCCCCGCGCGGAGATTGATGCAGCCAGAGGCGGGGCAGTGTGGGCGGATTCGCTTACGCCTGCCTTTCTGTCCGGGATGAAGCACAAGAATATGATCAGTGTGGGCAGAGTCATTAAGAGCATGGAGAGCGGGACCCCGCTTGGCTATATCTATGTCAACATTGATGAGCGGACACTTGCACGCCTCTATCATAATGAACAGAACCCGGAGAGCGCTACGCTGGTCATCAACCGGAACGGAAGAATCATCTCTGCGAATGAAGCCTCAAGGGTGAACCAGCCGGTCCCGGAGGCCTCCCTTACAGATTGGGTCAAGTCAGTCTCACAAGGAACCCGGACCCAGGAGGTCGCTGGCGACCGTTATTTAGTATCCATGCAGAGTCTCACCCCCTATGACTGGAAGGTAGTCCAGCTGGTGACGATATCGGAGCTAACCTACGGGTATTGGAAAATCGCCCTGCTGCTGGCCGGGTTCGGCCTGATCAGCATTCTGTCGGCCGTGCTTCTGTCCATTCTGTTCGCCCGCCGGCTGACCCGGCCGCTCAGCCAGCTTAGCGAAGCGATTGTCGAGGTGGGCAGCGGGAATCTGGAGCGGCGCGCCGCCGCCGATTCCGAGGATGAGGTCGGCCGGCTGGGAGCTACCTTCAATGAAATGGTGGAGCGCATCCAGCGCCTGATGGTCCAGGTGGAGACGGAAGAGCAGACCAAAAGGATGCTGGAGCTGCGGCTGCTCTATTCGCAGATCAAGCCTCATTTCCTGTACAATACACTGGACACGATCCGTGCGATGGCAGTGATGTCGGGGGCGAAGGACATCAGCAGGATGCTGAAGGCGCTGGGTGAGTTCTACCGGATCTCGCTTAGCAACGGTCAGGAGCTGATAACGGTGGCCCAGGAGCAGAAGCATCTGGAGAGCTACCTCTATATTCAGCAGATCCGATTCCCTAAGCTGAACTACCGGATATCGTTCGGGCCTGGACTGGAGTCCTGCCTGGTGCCGACCATGCTGCTTCAGCCGCTGGTCGAGAATGCGATCCACCATGGCATTAGAGGAATGGCGGACGGCGGCTGGTGTGAAATTACCTGCGCAGCGGAAAGCACGGACGGACAGAATCTGCTGTGCTTCACCGTCCGTGACAACGGTAAGGGCATGAGCGAAGAGCAGCAGCGGCTGATCTGGTCGGAGCATGACAGCGCGGAGAGATACAGCTTCGGACTCCGAAATATTCAGGACCGCATCCGCCTGCGGTTCGGAGCGGCTTATGGAATCCTGCTAGCCTCTGAGCCGGGCCGGGGCGTAGAAGTGAAGCTGCGCTTGCCGCTGCTTAAGCAGACGAACGAACAGGAAGAGGGGACAGTCAGACTATGA
- a CDS encoding ABC transporter permease encodes MTFRDVTIKNFKRNVRNFFSYFICSAFAITIFHLYAALLFNKSIREGATEDVIQIVLMLSLVALTLFSVFFINYAHSSFIKARSKEFAIFMSLGMHKNDLQKIILLENLIISVSSLIAGIITGAIFSRLFQNVAINLLDLQGVAYSLSAASFIVTAAVFTVIFAASQLISSVKVGKLDIADLMKDSRKQDNQAKASDAKLGLLGVGLVIASILFLIFISNAESLNTNPFMIITYVLMSFIGIYMVISHLGNTLITFLKNKKFYYRHILSITEINHKFNQNKRIMFILSILSGMTIFLVASPFSLLQLSESIAERNKYDVEYISVAGVHVLEKDQLEQVLKTSAEPLKSIQETHFLNLRMNLEGDKYDILKTKPIISQEMYNKLTGEKVSVGAGEVLNIVTAWEPGTHGIGEGEKIQFTDGKQTFDYKVKASYHGNWFATASSYPTSSGIVVSNEDYKNMESKVGAAATGTHYGIDFAAWKGTDGVIQKLKDTLDATDKDGSGKMFAVASKVDAYKALKKNYSLFVFVTSLIGVLFFVAGGMVLYFKQYTEIGNATIFFRKLYKIGISDKEIRSVVSAELLITFFVPLLLGSILGYSVIYLITHVMSGSDIVGEFMKNTTIVVAVYIVFQLSFFFITKRKYSQEVVRKLTRAA; translated from the coding sequence ATGACCTTTAGAGACGTTACGATTAAAAATTTCAAGCGCAATGTCCGCAATTTCTTCTCCTACTTCATCTGCAGCGCCTTTGCGATCACGATTTTTCACCTCTACGCTGCGCTCTTATTCAATAAAAGCATCCGTGAAGGAGCGACGGAGGATGTCATCCAGATTGTCCTGATGCTAAGTCTGGTTGCGCTGACGCTCTTCTCCGTATTCTTCATCAACTATGCGCATTCCTCATTCATCAAGGCGAGAAGCAAGGAATTCGCCATCTTCATGTCACTCGGGATGCATAAAAATGATCTGCAGAAGATCATCCTGCTGGAGAATCTGATCATCAGCGTGTCCTCGCTTATCGCCGGAATCATCACGGGTGCGATCTTCTCCAGGCTGTTCCAGAACGTAGCGATCAATCTGCTGGATCTGCAAGGCGTAGCTTATTCACTCAGTGCAGCAAGCTTCATTGTTACTGCGGCTGTCTTCACGGTAATCTTCGCTGCCTCGCAGCTGATCTCAAGCGTCAAGGTCGGGAAGCTCGATATCGCAGACCTGATGAAGGATTCCCGCAAGCAGGATAATCAGGCGAAGGCAAGTGATGCCAAGCTGGGGCTGCTGGGGGTAGGGCTGGTTATAGCGTCCATTCTCTTCCTGATCTTCATCTCGAACGCTGAGAGCCTGAATACCAACCCCTTCATGATTATCACCTATGTTCTGATGAGCTTCATCGGGATCTACATGGTGATCTCCCATCTCGGGAATACACTGATTACCTTCCTCAAGAACAAGAAATTCTACTACCGGCACATCCTGTCGATCACAGAAATCAATCACAAATTCAATCAGAACAAACGGATCATGTTCATCCTGAGCATTCTTAGCGGAATGACGATCTTCCTCGTCGCATCCCCGTTCTCCTTACTGCAATTGTCAGAGAGCATCGCCGAGCGGAATAAATATGATGTGGAGTATATATCCGTTGCCGGTGTACATGTGCTGGAGAAAGACCAGCTGGAGCAGGTGCTGAAGACATCCGCTGAGCCGCTGAAGTCAATCCAGGAGACCCACTTCCTGAATCTGCGGATGAATCTGGAAGGCGATAAATACGATATCCTGAAGACGAAGCCGATCATCTCGCAGGAGATGTATAACAAGCTGACCGGGGAGAAGGTATCGGTGGGCGCAGGTGAGGTTCTTAACATTGTGACAGCCTGGGAGCCGGGTACCCACGGCATCGGAGAAGGAGAGAAGATCCAGTTCACCGACGGCAAGCAGACCTTCGATTACAAGGTGAAGGCCTCTTATCACGGCAACTGGTTTGCAACAGCCAGCTCGTATCCGACCAGCTCAGGCATCGTAGTGAGCAACGAGGATTACAAGAATATGGAGTCCAAGGTAGGTGCGGCGGCAACCGGAACTCATTACGGAATTGATTTTGCAGCCTGGAAGGGGACGGACGGGGTTATTCAGAAGCTTAAGGATACCCTGGATGCTACAGACAAGGACGGAAGCGGCAAGATGTTTGCCGTTGCATCCAAGGTAGATGCCTACAAAGCGCTGAAGAAGAACTATTCGCTCTTTGTATTCGTCACCTCATTGATCGGGGTATTATTCTTTGTCGCTGGCGGAATGGTGCTGTACTTCAAGCAGTATACCGAAATCGGGAACGCCACCATCTTTTTCAGGAAGCTCTACAAAATCGGGATCAGCGACAAGGAGATCCGCTCGGTCGTCTCGGCAGAGCTGCTTATCACCTTCTTTGTCCCGCTGCTGCTTGGCAGCATCCTGGGTTATTCGGTCATCTATCTGATCACCCATGTGATGAGCGGATCGGACATCGTTGGCGAGTTCATGAAGAATACCACCATTGTTGTGGCGGTCTATATCGTGTTCCAGCTCAGCTTCTTCTTCATCACCAAACGCAAGTACAGCCAGGAGGTTGTCCGCAAGCTGACCCGTGCGGCTTAA
- a CDS encoding ABC transporter ATP-binding protein → MGDEAVSVVLEVKEVKKVYGVQNGEHSTVALDSVSFNVEKGDFIGIMGPSGSGKTTLLNILSGIGKPSYGEVLIGGKNITSMDKNQMALFRRQHLGFVFQEFNLMDSLTLKENVMLPMILDKRDKEHMESKSEEIMKLLGIDEIAGKYPYNISGGQQQRVAVSRALINDPDIIFADEPTGNLDSKSSNAVMKCIEKMNQERDSTILMVTHDAFAASFCKKIIFIKDGAISMEIVSSGVRKEFFDQILDCLAIIGGESNDL, encoded by the coding sequence ATGGGAGATGAAGCTGTGAGCGTAGTACTGGAAGTCAAAGAGGTTAAGAAAGTATATGGTGTACAGAACGGTGAGCATTCGACAGTGGCACTGGATTCCGTAAGCTTCAACGTAGAGAAGGGGGACTTCATCGGGATTATGGGACCCTCCGGGAGCGGCAAGACCACCTTGCTGAACATCCTCAGCGGAATCGGTAAGCCGAGCTATGGCGAGGTTCTGATCGGGGGCAAGAACATTACCTCCATGGATAAGAACCAGATGGCCCTCTTCCGCAGACAGCATCTGGGCTTCGTCTTCCAGGAATTCAACCTCATGGACAGCCTGACGCTGAAGGAAAATGTGATGCTGCCGATGATTCTCGACAAGCGCGATAAAGAGCATATGGAGTCTAAGAGCGAGGAAATCATGAAGCTGCTGGGCATCGACGAGATTGCCGGCAAATACCCGTACAACATCTCCGGCGGACAGCAGCAGAGAGTGGCGGTGAGCCGCGCGCTGATTAATGATCCGGACATTATTTTCGCCGATGAGCCTACAGGCAACCTGGATTCCAAGTCGTCGAATGCCGTGATGAAATGTATCGAGAAGATGAACCAGGAACGGGACAGCACCATTCTGATGGTTACGCATGATGCCTTCGCAGCCAGCTTCTGCAAGAAGATTATCTTCATTAAAGACGGTGCGATCAGCATGGAGATTGTCAGCAGCGGAGTCCGCAAGGAGTTCTTCGATCAGATTCTCGACTGTCTGGCCATCATTGGAGGGGAAAGCAATGACCTTTAG
- a CDS encoding sensor histidine kinase produces the protein MSIRLFRSFARDHLSFTLVYFTSHVLVSVYCYFYVSNSIQLLYLLSIYLYIFILFMGFRFIRYVSTHRELQRLSENIEIEEKGFSAEQQSAIRLIHQLHHSYQDQIYEVKARADNTHKFISQWIHNLKTPLSVIDLILQNYKMNPTGHALALQHIEEEKDKILSMLNQMLKFFRLEHFTRDYNPGPVKLLESLRHLINSKRNQYIYNNVYPVIECEDEQITVMTDSKWNTAMLDQIISNAIKYSDSRGEAKSIYFRLQQQGEQVVLSIRDEGIGIEPVDLQRVFQPFFTGKNGRTHHQATGIGLYVCSEIARKLGHRLTITSEAGLSTEVQISYLSKMKDNIT, from the coding sequence GTGAGTATCAGGCTGTTCCGGTCTTTTGCGCGCGACCATTTATCCTTTACCCTTGTCTATTTCACGAGCCATGTGCTGGTCAGCGTCTACTGCTATTTTTATGTCAGCAACAGCATTCAGCTTCTGTATCTGCTCAGTATTTATCTGTATATTTTCATCCTGTTCATGGGCTTCCGGTTCATCCGTTACGTCTCCACCCACCGGGAGCTCCAGCGCTTGTCCGAGAATATCGAGATTGAAGAGAAGGGCTTCTCGGCCGAGCAGCAGTCTGCCATCCGGCTTATTCACCAGCTTCACCACAGCTACCAGGACCAGATCTATGAGGTCAAGGCCCGGGCCGACAACACCCATAAGTTCATCTCCCAGTGGATACATAATCTCAAAACACCCTTGTCGGTCATCGACCTCATTCTTCAGAATTACAAAATGAATCCCACCGGCCATGCCCTGGCCCTCCAGCATATAGAAGAGGAGAAGGACAAAATTCTCAGTATGCTGAACCAGATGCTGAAGTTTTTCCGTCTGGAGCATTTCACCCGCGATTACAACCCGGGACCGGTCAAGCTGCTGGAATCGCTCCGTCATCTGATCAACAGCAAGCGGAACCAGTACATCTATAACAATGTATACCCGGTGATAGAATGTGAGGACGAGCAGATCACGGTCATGACAGACAGCAAATGGAATACGGCGATGCTTGATCAGATTATCTCGAATGCGATCAAATACTCTGACTCCAGGGGAGAGGCCAAGTCCATCTATTTCCGTCTTCAGCAGCAGGGCGAGCAGGTGGTACTGTCCATCCGGGATGAGGGGATCGGGATTGAGCCTGTAGATTTGCAGCGGGTCTTCCAGCCCTTTTTTACCGGAAAAAACGGACGTACCCATCATCAGGCTACCGGCATCGGCCTCTACGTCTGCTCGGAAATTGCCCGCAAGCTGGGCCACCGGCTCACGATTACCTCTGAAGCAGGTCTAAGCACCGAGGTGCAGATTTCGTATCTTTCAAAAATGAAAGACAATATAACTTAA
- a CDS encoding response regulator transcription factor — MIQGTAGCGEVSELFKIMIVEDDIKIRTLMTDILRKYSYEVVEVADFQAVEKIFEQEAPQLVLLDLNLPYYDGFYYCRVFRRKTTVPIIIISARDEESSQVLSMELGADDYIVKPLNIQVLLAKIMAILRRNYGEYAGKSEPLPEPLPIHLDDRNFSISCKGAVEELSKNEYKLLKKLMEQKDTIVTREELLEELWDDVHFVVDNTLTVNVTRVKSKLASLGFQDVIRVKRGVGYIFDSSVMGGTRK; from the coding sequence ATGATCCAGGGAACTGCGGGCTGCGGAGAGGTGAGCGAATTGTTCAAGATTATGATCGTCGAGGATGATATCAAAATCCGTACGCTGATGACTGATATCCTGCGCAAGTACAGCTATGAGGTGGTGGAGGTTGCAGATTTCCAGGCGGTGGAGAAAATCTTCGAGCAGGAAGCGCCGCAGCTGGTACTGCTTGACCTGAACCTGCCCTACTATGACGGCTTCTATTATTGCCGCGTATTTAGAAGAAAGACTACAGTTCCGATCATTATCATCTCCGCCAGGGATGAAGAGTCCAGCCAGGTGCTCAGCATGGAGCTGGGCGCCGATGACTACATCGTCAAGCCGCTGAATATTCAGGTGCTGCTGGCGAAGATTATGGCCATTTTGCGCCGCAATTACGGGGAGTACGCCGGTAAGTCCGAGCCGCTGCCGGAGCCGCTCCCCATTCATTTGGATGACCGCAATTTCAGCATCTCCTGCAAGGGCGCGGTGGAGGAGCTGAGCAAGAACGAATATAAGCTGCTGAAGAAGCTGATGGAGCAAAAGGATACCATCGTCACCCGGGAAGAGCTCCTGGAGGAGCTGTGGGACGATGTGCATTTCGTGGTGGACAATACGCTGACGGTCAATGTAACCCGGGTCAAGAGCAAGCTTGCGAGTCTCGGCTTTCAGGATGTCATCAGGGTCAAACGGGGCGTGGGTTATATTTTTGACTCATCGGTGATGGGAGGGACGCGTAAGTGA
- a CDS encoding phosphopantetheine-binding protein: MKITEQVTMIVAGLTRVPAVELRPDTDIFESRLLSSLGLLDLVDRLEREFKIIILPEELIHEHFASIGTIIGFVGHKLAEAS; encoded by the coding sequence ATGAAAATCACAGAACAAGTTACAATGATCGTAGCGGGTCTGACCCGCGTTCCTGCTGTGGAGCTGCGCCCGGACACTGATATCTTCGAGTCCCGGCTGCTGAGCTCTCTGGGTCTGCTTGACCTGGTGGACAGACTGGAGCGCGAATTCAAGATCATTATTCTGCCCGAGGAACTGATACATGAACACTTCGCAAGCATCGGCACGATCATCGGGTTTGTCGGCCATAAGCTCGCGGAGGCTTCATAA
- a CDS encoding coproporphyrinogen-III oxidase family protein has product MKLATEHQLHYLSQKYNEYNLPMYLSYPVDSHWRQPADESAIALTLNELEEAQVYVHIPFCKSICYYCCCDRVLGGREEDQDLYIGALEQELELKLADRSRKLRSGNIHWGGGTPAYLNERQIERLYGSLSRYVEPLDNARVKLEAYPDKQIVSEGKLRLLKALGFNYISFGVQDFDTRVLNAIHRECDLEETREIIGLARSMDFTVNVDLCYGLPYQGLGEFERTLREIVKIAPDKIVAFPYAHYPAIYPLQRKIPLLSLPNSYMVARLFELAREVLSPDYTMMGSDTFIRNIGRERHPGPQVVRDFMGSSEIGSPELLGLGKSAVSKTGRLYYKNTTAMDRYRSALDQGRLPVESGRTHQLSEDDLVRAELILLRLLGGMSIDKAAFTSSCGADFDTYFQQEIIQLRAMERDGLLEGVDSPLIQVTPSGTYFIRAIAHVFDPYYKSPSIGENSI; this is encoded by the coding sequence GTGAAACTGGCCACAGAGCATCAACTGCATTATCTGTCACAGAAGTACAACGAATATAATCTGCCGATGTATCTGAGCTATCCGGTGGACAGCCACTGGCGCCAGCCTGCGGATGAATCCGCCATCGCCCTTACCCTTAATGAACTGGAGGAGGCACAGGTCTACGTACATATCCCGTTCTGCAAATCCATCTGCTACTATTGCTGCTGTGACCGGGTGCTGGGCGGCAGAGAGGAAGATCAGGATCTCTATATCGGTGCGCTGGAGCAGGAGCTGGAGCTTAAGCTGGCAGACCGCAGCCGGAAGCTGAGGTCCGGCAATATCCACTGGGGCGGCGGAACACCGGCTTATCTGAATGAACGGCAGATCGAACGGCTGTACGGGAGTCTGAGCCGGTATGTGGAGCCGCTGGATAACGCCAGAGTGAAGCTGGAGGCCTACCCGGACAAGCAGATTGTAAGCGAAGGGAAGCTGCGGCTGCTCAAGGCGCTGGGCTTCAATTATATCAGCTTTGGTGTTCAGGATTTCGACACCCGGGTCCTGAATGCCATTCACCGGGAATGCGATCTGGAAGAGACACGGGAGATTATAGGACTTGCCCGCAGCATGGACTTCACGGTGAATGTTGATCTGTGCTACGGCTTGCCCTATCAGGGTCTCGGAGAGTTCGAACGCACACTGCGGGAGATTGTCAAGATCGCTCCGGACAAAATTGTGGCCTTCCCGTACGCCCATTATCCGGCCATCTATCCGCTGCAGCGCAAAATCCCGCTGCTCAGCCTGCCCAATTCTTACATGGTAGCCCGTCTTTTCGAGTTGGCCAGGGAGGTGCTGTCGCCGGATTATACCATGATGGGCAGCGATACCTTCATCCGCAATATTGGAAGAGAGCGGCATCCGGGACCGCAGGTGGTCAGGGATTTCATGGGCTCCTCGGAGATCGGCAGCCCGGAGCTGCTGGGACTGGGCAAGTCGGCCGTCAGCAAGACCGGCAGGCTCTATTATAAGAACACCACGGCTATGGACCGTTACCGCTCAGCGCTGGATCAGGGCAGACTCCCTGTAGAGTCCGGCAGAACCCATCAGCTGTCGGAGGATGACCTGGTTCGTGCTGAGCTTATCCTGCTGCGGCTCCTCGGCGGCATGTCCATCGACAAAGCGGCGTTCACTTCCAGCTGCGGCGCAGATTTCGACACTTACTTCCAGCAGGAAATCATTCAGCTTCGTGCCATGGAGCGGGACGGGCTCCTGGAAGGGGTAGATTCTCCGCTGATTCAGGTCACACCAAGCGGTACCTATTTCATCCGGGCGATTGCCCATGTTTTTGATCCCTATTACAAATCCCCCAGTATTGGAGAAAACAGTATATGA